In one window of Cydia pomonella isolate Wapato2018A chromosome 16, ilCydPomo1, whole genome shotgun sequence DNA:
- the LOC133526651 gene encoding probable ATP-dependent RNA helicase DDX46, with product MVRSGRDRERDRERRRSHSRSASPDRKRRRSRSRSRDRASKSSKRKRSRSRERESKRDRSRDRDRDRKSDKRDDKRNGASSKSSRKKSPDKDRDRSKSKEKSIKQDSTEYDLGSVDKEEEQVRLEAEMQKRRDRIERWRAERKRKELESAKKEVQKGSIVSNIQIPAKKWSLEDDSGDEGEIARNGEDGEGKEKASVEDKMEAEDEIDPLDAYMQEVQQEVRKVNQMDQQRGMTVPTNGGTGVVILTGTAKKKVTEQKNKGELIEQNQDGLEYSSEEENEDIKDTAANLASKQRKELAKVDHATLDYMPFRKAFYTEVSELARMTPEEVEAYRTELEGIRVKGKGCPKPIRTWAHCGVSKKEMDILKKLNFEKPTPIQAQAIPAIMSGRDLIGIAKTGSGKTLALILPMFRHVLDQPPLEDTDGPISLIMTPTRELCMQIGKDIRKFAKSLGLRVVCVYGGTGISEQIAELKRGAEIIVCTPGRMIDMLAANSGRVTNLRRVSYIVLDEADRMFDMGFEPQVMKIIDNIRPDRQTVMFSATFPRQMEALARRILQKPIEIQVGGRSIVCKEVEQHVAVLEDDAKFFKLLELLGLYSQMGSIIVFVDKQENADSLLKDLMKASYSCMSLHGGIDQFDRDSTIVDFKNGKVKLLVATSVAARGLDVKQLVLVVNYDCPNHYEDYVHRCGRTGRAGNKGYAWTFLTPEQGRYAGDVLRALELSGAPVPPALRQLWETYKEAQEKDGKKVHTGGGFSGKGFKFDESEAMAASEKKKYQKAALGLQDSDDEDVEGDLDQQIETMLAAKKIVKEIKPGVATPGVPGAGAGAATATAGGADGKLELARRLASRINLAKGLGAEHKGATQQAAEAILKGAPSAHTLITAKTVAEQLAAKLNTRLNYQPRDESANEPAEEVFRKYETELEINDFPQQARWRVTSKEALALISEYSEAGITVRGTYVPPGKTPPEGERKLYLAIESSQELAVAKAKSEITRLIKEELLKLQTSAHHMVNKARYKVL from the exons ATGGTTAGAAGTGG GCGTGATCGAGAACGCGATCGTGAACGTCGTCGTTCCCACAGTCGGTCAGCTTCGCCCGACCGCAAGAGGCGGCGCTCCAGGTCTAGGAGCAGGGACCGAGCTTCGAAATCTTCCAAGAGGAAGCGTAGCCGTAGCAGGGAAAGGGAATCTAAACGAGATCGCAGCAGGGATAGAGATAGGGACAGGAAAAG TGATAAGAGGGATGACAAACGCAATGGTGCAAGCAGTAAGTCATCGAGGAAAAAGTCACCTGATAAGGATAGAGATCGATCAAAATCCAAAGAGAAATCTATTAAACAAGACTCAACGGAATATGACCTCGGCTCTGTGGACAAG GAAGAAGAACAAGTGCGCTTAGAGGCAGAAATGCAAAAGCGCCGTGACCGTATCGAGCGCTGGAGGGCTGAACGCAAGCGAAAAGAGCTGGAGTCCGCCAAAAAGGAGGTCCAGAAGGGCAGCATAGTCAGCAACATTCAGATACCTGCCAAGAAGTGGTCTCTGGAGGATGACTCTGGAGATGAAGGTGAAATTGCTCGCAATG GTGAGGATGGAGAGGGCAAAGAAAAAGCCTCAGTTGAAGACAAAATGGAGGCAGAAGATGAGATTGATCCCCTGGATGCTTACATGCAAGAGGTCCAACAG GAGGTGCGCAAAGTGAACCAAATGGACCAGCAGAGGGGAATGACTGTGCCAACTAACGGAGGCACGGGTGTGGTCATTCTGACGGGAACGGCCAAGAAAAAGGTCACAGAACAGAAAAATAAag GTGAACTAATAGAACAGAACCAGGACGGCCTAGAATATTCGTCTGAAGAGGAAAACGAGGACATCAAGGACACGGCGGCGAACCTCGCGTCCAAGCAGAGGAAGGAATTGGCTAAAGTAGACCATGCCACACTGGACTATATGCCGTTTAGGAAGGCCTTCTATACTGAG GTTAGTGAGTTAGCCAGAATGACCCCTGAAGAAGTGGAAGCCTACCGCACAGAACTAGAAGGCATCCGCGTGAAGGGCAAAGGCTGCCCCAAACCCATTAGAACCTGGGCGCACTGCGGCGTGAGCAAGAAAGAGATGGATATACTGAAAAAACTCAACTTCGAGAAACCTACCCCTATTCAGGCGCAGGCCATTCCAGCTATCATGTCGGGAAG GGACCTAATAGGCATAGCCAAGACCGGTTCCGGCAAGACCCTCGCCTTAATCCTGCCCATGTTCCGCCACGTACTAGACCAACCCCCATTGGAAGACACCGACGGACCCATATCGCTCATCATGACCCCAACTAGGGAGTTATGTATGCAGATCGGGAAAGATATAAGGAAGTTCGCTAAATCACTGGGGCTGAGGGTTGTGTGTGTTTATGGAGGCACTGGGATATCTGAACAG ATCGCCGAATTAAAACGTGGCGCAGAGATTATAGTATGCACTCCAGGCAGAATGATAGACATGCTTGCTGCCAACTCTGGTCGCGTCACCAATCTGAGACGAGTCTCCTACATCGTGTTGGACGAGGCTGACCGCATGTTTGACATGGGCTTCGAGCCGCAG GTGATGAAGATCATAGACAACATCCGGCCGGACCGGCAGACCGTGATGTTCAGCGCCACGTTCCCGCGCCAGATGGAGGCGCTCGCTAGGCGCATTCTGCAGAAACCTATTGAAATTCAG GTTGGCGGCCGCAGCATAGTCTGTAAAGAAGTGGAACAGCACGTAGCCGTTCTAGAAGACGACGCCAAgttcttcaaactgctggaacTGCTCGGGCTGTACAGCCAGATGGGCAGCATCATCGTCTTCGTGGACAAGCAGGAGAACGCCGACAGTCTGCTCAAAGACCTGATGAAGGCGTCGTACTCCTGCATGAGTTTACATGGAG GGATTGATCAATTCGACAGGGACTCCACCATCGTGGACTTCAAGAACGGGAAGGTGAAGTTACTCGTCGCCACCAGCGtggcggcgcgcgggctggACGTCAAGCAGCTGGTGCTCGTCGTCAACTACGACTGTCCGAACCATTACGAAGACTATGTGCACAG ATGTGGACGTACCGGCCGCGCAGGTAACAAAGGTTACGCCTGGACGTTCCTCACACCAGAACAAGGAAGATACGCGGGCGACGTATTACGAGCGTTAGAACTTAGCGGGGCGCCCGTACCGCCGGCTCTCAGGCAGCTGTGGGAGACGTACAAGGAAGCGCAGGAAAAGGACGGCAAGAAGGTGCATACTGGAGGAGGATTCAGCGGGAAAG GTTTCAAATTCGACGAATCCGAAGCGATGGCGGCGAGTGAAAAGAAGAAATATCAGAAAGCGGCGCTTGGGCTCCAGGACTCTGATGACGAGGACGTGGAGGGAGATCTCGACCAGCAGATCGAGACCATGCTGGCTGCTAAGAAGATTGTCAAGGAAATCAAG CCGGGCGTGGCGACTCCGGGCGTGCcgggggcgggcgcgggcgcggccacGGCGACGGCGGGCGGCGCGGACGGCAAGCTGGAGCTGGCGCGGCGGCTGGCGTCGCGCATCAACCTGGCCAAGGGGCTGGGCGCCGAGCACAAGGGCGCCACGCAGCAGGCCGCCGAGGCCATCCTCAAGGGCGCGCCCTCCGCGCACACGCTTATCACG GCGAAGACCGTAGCGGAACAGTTGGCGGCCAAACTGAACACCCGATTGAACTACCAACCGCGTGATGAGAGCGCCAACGAACCGGCTGAAGAGGTGTTCCGGAAATATGAGACGGAGTTGGAGATCAATGATTTCCCGCAGCAGGCGCGCTGGCGGGTCACTAGCAAG GAAGCCCTGGCCCTCATCAGCGAGTACTCGGAGGCCGGCATCACAGTCCGCGGCACGTACGTCCCGCCCGGCAAGACGCCGCCCGAGGGCGAGCGCAAGCTCTACCTCGCCATCGAGAGCTCGCAGGAGCTCGCCGTCGCCAAAGCCAAGTCGGAGATCACTCGCCTGATCAAGGAAGAGCTGCTCAAGCTGCAGACCTCGGCGCATCACATGGTCAATAAGGCTAGATATAAAGTTTTGTAA